AAGTGTAACAGGAAGGCTGGCCAAACTGTTTTCCTGGCCAGAGTCCACGCCACACACCTGTCTGACAGGTTCGAGGTGCGAGTGCCTTGCCCTGTGCAGTACCGTTACCTCTGATGCTACATTTTGGACGGCTTTTTTACTTGCCACCGCTTTTTATACGCCAAACGCCGGCGCTAACGTGTGACGTGACGAATTGGGAAGCGCTGAAAGCGCTGGATGGTAACTGATGATGGTTTTCCAGAACAATCCTCACATCTTATTAATACAAACTAAGTTTGTATTAATTTCTTAACTAATtcttatttcttttaatttgtttaaaaataagatCGGTTGGATTCAGGCCACGTTAAGACAGTCCAATAAGCTATGTCAGACACATAGCGGTTATAAAAGTTTGAGACCACCTTTTTCTGATGTCTGTTGTGCTACAATAATACGATCAAAGTCCTCACCTTCAACTTCCTTGGTACATTTTCCTTTAGGTATAATGGAAGATACTTCCAATCGTAGGTAGGTAGCTGATACCACCAGTCCTTTTACATAGTAGATACTTTTTGAGCAGTCAGAACGACTCTACAATAGATTATGCATCTAAGGGAATATTAGACTTTCATCAAAATTGAAAAGTAATTCGATTTTCAGTGTTCATTGTTTTTTACATTAAACATCATTGTTCACTTGAGAAAAAAGCTCATGAATACACTTGCAAGGCTTCTGTACCTAAATCTCTACTTTTCCCCCTTGATACTTCGTGATAGCTCTGCTCTATGCTGCGTAACCATCATCTCATCATTCGCCTACTTTTTGAGTTTAGTTTCAAGAAAATCACAGAGTTCAtaagtaaattagttacttactgatTTGGGATAGTCGTAAAGCGCTGCAGCGCTGCCTGCTCGAAGGTGGACCGGTCAGGGTGCCGTTACACGCGCGCGCCAGCAACGGTCGCAGCCAGGGCTGTCCCCTGCTGATGAGAGAGTGACCCATATCCCTAAAAACTACgaggaaataatatttatgttaaataTATTTCCCATATTGTATTGCTTCATTTGCTTCTACTTACCAGCTGATACATGTCTTATTTTaccttttagttttttatttattttataacaatttaCTTGAATTTACCTAGTAAAAGCTTTTTTTCCAATTTGAATAGCTTTACATTTTAGGAGCAGTTCTGTTCTTCTCTTCTCAGAAACCAAGAAGAATAATCACTAACAAGTTTAACTTTTACACAATGCTAGCTAGCtgtaaaattatatttgaaGGATacacttttcaaaaataattgacAACCCTGACCGGGTTAAATTTGCACCTGTCAGCGCAGTCATCTAACAGAGCTGTTCACTACACCTTGGTTTTGgtgcttttaaataaataacttttagcTACACAAAAGCTAATTTTGAATGATTACGTCATTTAAAAGGTATACATAAAGAggagaaaatatttattatagctCTACATGATGGATTTGGTCTAACTCTCGAGTTAATAAGTTTGTCACATTGCAGAGGTCCGTTACATGCAAGTGCATAAATTCAAAAACAATTTTGTAAAAAGGTATTTAGAGACTGTTAGTAGAAGACTGTAGATTAGTGTAGATAGGCAAAAATATGCAGCATAAACCAAAAGAGCTTTTTTCAAGCATAATTTATTGGATGAAAGCATTTCCATGGATTTTTACGTGCTGTAGGTATCAATTGAAATAGTTACCTGtcaattgaaatttatttttatttatttattttaagaataagGAAACGTTACTTTTGACTCTTTCAGCGAGTGCAAAATAAATCAGCATCAGTTTCCTGTTATGCCTTATTATTTTAGACATTGTGTCatctgataaaattaaataataatgatgaacAAATAAATCATGTGCttgcaatattttatttacttttatccAAGTTGACACAGTGTATGTACCTACCTGtggttaattaataaatatttaaaatctatcAATTAATTACGAGGAGTCTTTTCACGATGTggcttataaaatattttttatttttctcttgTGCAATTGCATCAGTAAGTGaaacattttattacataactgcaaaaaaaaaacatacactggAATGGAGAACctctcctccttttttgaagtcggttaaaaatgcaaGCCTATTTGTTTTTCGCCGTTTTAAATTCACGGTACTTATGTATGTAATGTGATATAAATTAGCTTTTGTCGCGACGTCAGCCGCGTGAACTTTATTATTatctagtattatattatttgtgtTATTATCTAATAATTACTAACAAAGCTACCTagctaatattaatttaaattaaatatcactGCTGCATTTCATGCTTTTTTCATTCAACAACAATTAATTAAGAATCCAATGatctttaatttaaaagttcattattttgttttacaatgTTCTTTTCGTAGGCGatcggcgccggcgccgccatAGCGGGAGTGCTAGTGTTCCAGGTGTTCGATCGCATGTTGCCGAGGGCCCTTGTCCACCTCCTGCGACTTGACTTACTCGAGTTCTTGCCCACACACCTGTTGGTGCTAGGATCTATACTCTGCCTAGCCACTCTGGTCGGCTGCTGTGGAGCCATTCTTAAAGGAAATGTTGGAAAATGGCTGCTGGTCATGGTAAGTCGTAACACACAAGAATTAAAAGTGTATCGTTCCATGATTTTTCATGAAGGTGTGCGAGAAGGTAGCATTACGTACAGATTAGTAAGCcgatacattatttattttcagtacACCATCGAGCTTACAATTTTCGTCGTTCTCAACATATTCATTGCCGTTGTCATGCACTTGGGTCACCAGAAGACGTCGCGTTCGGAGCCTGTGGCTAGCGCCTTGACGATGGATCCTACAGCTGGGGTGGATCTGTTGAACGCGGGTTATATTCAGGAACCTGATCACCTGGATATTAATGCTGATGATCAACCAATTTTAACCAGACGTTTTCCGAGAGGTATTTTAGATAACGTAAAGAATTTTGCTGGAAATACAGTGAACAAAGCTGGGAGTATCATCGGGGACAGCACGAATGCTGTTAAGAGTTCATTGAAAGATGTTGCGGGAAACATCAAGGACAAAGTGGATTCTAGCATACAGGCAGGGAAGGAGGGCTACCAGGCAATTTCAGAGGCAACAGGGATAATGAAGGACGCAGGAAAATTTTTCCTCTCTTTATTCAGCAAGCTTGATACGCAAGAAGAGGAAGCAGTCCAGTGGGTCAGGCCAATTGTAAGTTCTTATTAGAAATATTGAACACAGgtgtttaaattgacatttaggctgggttgcaccatcttactttaactttaacggacgtcaaaaatctgtcaaattccatacaaaaaacaccagtcatcgttatagttacgttgaagttaagtggtgcaactcagccttagtatgtaaatgtcaatgttaggcgtttaattttttggtaatagACCCAATAGgtctaatgagggctatcgtttttatacttaacagttggcacccctggcgattgacaggaccttactctacagtggcgccatcttgatgagtgcaaatacgatagtcctcctaccactttagcgctcaccagttggtgccactgtcttcgctactagcaagtgacaggaccttactctacagtggcgccaactggtgagcgctaaaacgatagccctcattgcacgtgtacctacctacaatctaCATTCTTGCAGTTGGGCATGTACACGCAGCCGGTGTTCCGGCTCACCCACAGTTCCTTCGTGATGTCCGTGTGGGCGGGAGTCATAGGAGTGGAGGTACGAACATAATGTATTTACTATCTTCGTTAAAATTGATCTTCACGCAAATAGCGCCATGAATG
This genomic stretch from Ostrinia nubilalis chromosome 14, ilOstNubi1.1, whole genome shotgun sequence harbors:
- the LOC135077792 gene encoding uncharacterized protein LOC135077792 is translated as MWLIKYFLFFSCAIASAIGAGAAIAGVLVFQVFDRMLPRALVHLLRLDLLEFLPTHLLVLGSILCLATLVGCCGAILKGNVGKWLLVMYTIELTIFVVLNIFIAVVMHLGHQKTSRSEPVASALTMDPTAGVDLLNAGYIQEPDHLDINADDQPILTRRFPRGILDNVKNFAGNTVNKAGSIIGDSTNAVKSSLKDVAGNIKDKVDSSIQAGKEGYQAISEATGIMKDAGKFFLSLFSKLDTQEEEAVQWVRPILGMYTQPVFRLTHSSFVMSVWAGVIGVEIVYILLSVYLCTTKNLYYEGIPYDGYVQRP